A genomic window from Tolypothrix sp. PCC 7910 includes:
- a CDS encoding 6-carboxytetrahydropterin synthase, whose amino-acid sequence MPEWKLVTEFTFDSAHYIKDYDGPCGRMHGHTYKVRMEAKSSQLHSSEFCPHPVMVADFRTLRWAKQDVTKGGLDHCVLNEVLPPEYETTAEMIAKYIYDRTKQQLPPNVELKVRVSETANSWVEYHE is encoded by the coding sequence ATGCCCGAATGGAAACTAGTAACAGAATTTACTTTTGATAGCGCTCACTACATCAAAGATTACGATGGCCCTTGTGGCCGGATGCATGGGCATACTTATAAAGTCAGAATGGAGGCAAAATCATCACAACTTCACTCTTCAGAATTTTGTCCACATCCGGTTATGGTGGCTGACTTTAGAACTTTGCGTTGGGCGAAACAAGACGTAACTAAAGGAGGACTCGACCACTGCGTTCTTAATGAAGTTTTACCTCCAGAATATGAAACTACTGCTGAGATGATTGCCAAGTATATTTATGACCGAACTAAGCAGCAGTTACCGCCAAATGTAGAACTCAAAGTAAGGGTTTCAGAAACAGCGAATAGCTGGGTTGAGTATCACGAGTAA
- a CDS encoding NB-ARC domain-containing protein codes for MTGLELTFEQAMLVLDTVLQKKHLSNIQELVFRLCWKGYTYAEIAETSGYDDDYIRDVGFRLWQTLSKALGENIAKSNVKTVLRRYYANLVPAESAGSNNTAFPLPKPQRRQDWGEAIDVAIFYGRKVEQALLEKWIIQEKCRLVMLLGIGGIGKTALSVKVAEQLQGKFDFVIWRSLRNRPPISALLRDLILFLSQDTEVNLPEITDGQISCLIKYLRSQRCLILLDNIESIFQEGETAGHYCPGYEGYGQLLRRVGDEVHQSCLIFTTRETPSGFTAREGETLPVRSLQLTGLPQLESQQILSSKGLANSAAETKQLIQSYTGNPLALKIAATTIQSLFDGDISQFLQQGPVVFGDIWVILEQQFHRLSANEKQVMYSLAIKQKWVTLTELQQDVVPQISEGELLEALLSLQRRSLLEQQSGRYSQQPVVMEYVTDNLMGQVCCVLS; via the coding sequence GTGACAGGCCTAGAATTAACTTTTGAGCAAGCAATGCTGGTTTTAGATACAGTGTTGCAGAAAAAGCATTTAAGTAACATTCAAGAGTTAGTATTCCGATTGTGCTGGAAAGGATATACCTATGCAGAAATTGCTGAAACCTCAGGTTATGACGATGATTACATCCGAGATGTAGGCTTTCGATTATGGCAGACACTTTCAAAAGCACTGGGAGAAAACATCGCTAAAAGTAACGTCAAAACAGTGCTACGAAGGTATTATGCCAACCTGGTACCAGCAGAATCAGCAGGATCTAACAACACAGCATTTCCTCTGCCAAAACCCCAGCGCCGTCAAGATTGGGGAGAAGCGATAGATGTTGCAATTTTTTATGGACGCAAAGTAGAACAAGCATTACTGGAAAAGTGGATTATCCAAGAAAAATGTCGCTTAGTAATGCTGCTAGGAATTGGGGGAATTGGTAAAACAGCTTTGTCTGTGAAGGTAGCAGAACAGTTACAGGGTAAGTTTGATTTTGTAATTTGGCGTAGTCTCCGAAATCGCCCACCGATTTCGGCTCTTCTGCGGGATTTAATTCTGTTTCTCTCGCAAGATACAGAAGTAAATTTACCAGAAATCACAGATGGGCAAATTTCTTGTTTGATTAAGTATTTACGCTCCCAACGCTGTTTGATTTTGCTAGATAATATCGAATCGATTTTTCAGGAAGGGGAAACCGCAGGACATTATTGCCCTGGATATGAAGGATATGGTCAACTTTTGCGGCGTGTGGGAGACGAAGTACATCAAAGTTGCCTGATATTTACTACTAGAGAAACTCCCAGCGGTTTTACTGCTAGGGAAGGTGAAACTTTGCCAGTGCGATCGCTTCAATTAACTGGGTTACCACAATTAGAATCGCAGCAAATCCTCTCTAGCAAAGGATTAGCGAATTCAGCAGCTGAAACTAAGCAACTAATTCAGTCCTACACAGGTAATCCTTTAGCATTGAAAATTGCTGCAACAACCATCCAGAGCTTATTTGATGGCGATATTTCCCAATTTTTACAGCAAGGGCCAGTTGTTTTTGGCGACATTTGGGTAATTTTAGAGCAACAGTTTCACCGCCTGTCTGCTAACGAAAAGCAAGTCATGTACTCACTAGCAATCAAACAAAAGTGGGTAACGCTAACGGAATTGCAACAAGATGTTGTACCGCAAATCTCTGAAGGAGAATTATTAGAAGCACTTTTGTCTTTACAAAGGCGATCGCTTCTCGAACAGCAATCAGGGCGCTATAGCCAACAACCTGTAGTTATGGAATACGTAACTGATAACCTGATGGGGCAGGTGTGCTGTGTGCTAAGTTGA
- a CDS encoding ATP-binding cassette domain-containing protein: MDNVTPKATLRLEQVNLFTKLKTQISSNHQGYPILQDMSFEVLAGERIAIVGPSGGGKTALLKLINRLIEPTHGKIFLDNQEYRQIPIFQLRQVVTLVLQESKLLGMTVEQALAYPLVLRGLSKQTIQQRVSHWIEQLRIPSDWLGRTEVQLSAGQRQLVAIARALVIQPKILLLDEPTSALDVGTASHVIENLTQLATTHHITILMVNHQLELAQKFCTRLLHLQQGRLLANQPASEIDWFNLRTSLMHAEAQASEEWG; this comes from the coding sequence TTGGATAATGTCACCCCTAAAGCCACACTCAGGTTAGAGCAAGTCAATCTATTTACAAAGCTCAAAACCCAAATTTCCAGCAATCATCAAGGATACCCAATATTGCAGGATATGAGTTTTGAGGTATTGGCTGGAGAACGGATTGCGATTGTCGGCCCATCAGGCGGAGGTAAAACAGCGTTACTTAAGCTGATAAACCGCCTAATTGAGCCGACTCATGGCAAAATATTTCTGGATAATCAGGAGTATCGCCAAATTCCCATATTCCAGTTACGCCAGGTAGTGACACTGGTATTGCAAGAATCTAAGCTTTTAGGGATGACAGTTGAGCAAGCTTTAGCTTATCCACTAGTTTTACGTGGTTTATCCAAACAGACAATTCAGCAACGAGTCAGCCATTGGATAGAACAACTGCGTATCCCTAGTGACTGGTTGGGAAGGACTGAAGTGCAACTTTCTGCTGGACAACGACAGCTAGTAGCGATCGCACGTGCTTTAGTTATCCAACCAAAAATCTTATTATTAGATGAGCCAACCTCTGCCTTGGATGTTGGAACAGCCTCTCATGTTATAGAAAATTTAACCCAGCTGGCTACCACTCATCACATCACAATTTTGATGGTAAATCACCAGCTAGAACTAGCACAGAAATTTTGCACCCGACTTTTACACCTACAACAAGGTCGGTTGTTAGCAAATCAACCAGCGTCTGAAATAGACTGGTTCAACTTACGCACCAGCTTGATGCACGCAGAAGCTCAAGCCTCTGAAGAATGGGGTTGA
- a CDS encoding DUF6761 family protein, which yields MLQDTQTIRYYQRLTDAFVELWNRGYRMDDMRMYLDGYLAALRHSNAIEPYLIHRLEEEASRYLYDASNFAMTQPEPEPQHDYY from the coding sequence ATGCTCCAAGACACACAAACCATCCGCTATTACCAAAGACTGACCGACGCCTTCGTCGAGCTATGGAATCGTGGTTATCGCATGGATGATATGCGGATGTATTTGGATGGATATCTCGCCGCACTGCGGCATAGCAACGCAATCGAGCCTTACTTGATTCATCGTTTAGAAGAGGAAGCAAGCCGCTACCTTTACGACGCATCAAACTTTGCAATGACTCAACCAGAACCGGAACCACAACACGATTATTACTAA
- a CDS encoding response regulator transcription factor, which translates to MGSVCIEIVEGNPHLRSLLGWHLQQLEYRVHQAASIYQAREVFLNQQPTLVILDADLPDGDGIEFCRWLHRQQQPLILMLSARSNESDIVAGLKAGADDYLSKPFGMQEFLARVEALIRRNRTPVAPAYLDYGSLQIDLVQRRVRFQGEFIDLTPQEFSLLYVLAQAGGVPLSRSELLRRAWPDAIDNPRTIDTHVLSLRKKVELDPRQPSLIQTIRNVGYRFNMEILNSNLPNSPAKLAKERFSNQRSTLSTQRV; encoded by the coding sequence GTGGGTTCGGTTTGTATTGAAATCGTTGAGGGGAATCCCCATCTCAGGTCGTTGCTAGGTTGGCACTTACAACAGTTGGAATATCGAGTACACCAAGCCGCCAGCATTTATCAAGCAAGGGAAGTGTTTTTAAACCAGCAACCAACACTGGTAATTCTAGATGCTGATTTACCTGATGGTGATGGCATTGAGTTTTGCCGTTGGTTGCATCGTCAGCAACAACCTTTAATTTTAATGCTATCTGCTCGTAGTAATGAATCCGATATTGTCGCTGGTTTGAAGGCGGGAGCAGATGATTACCTGAGCAAACCTTTTGGAATGCAAGAGTTTCTCGCCAGAGTAGAAGCACTAATTCGCCGCAACCGCACACCAGTAGCACCAGCTTATCTGGATTACGGCTCGCTCCAAATTGATTTGGTGCAACGCCGGGTGAGATTTCAAGGGGAGTTTATTGACTTAACGCCCCAAGAATTTAGTTTATTATACGTTTTAGCCCAAGCGGGAGGAGTGCCTCTTTCTAGATCAGAGTTGCTACGTCGTGCTTGGCCGGACGCTATTGACAATCCCCGAACTATTGATACTCATGTTTTATCGCTGCGGAAAAAAGTTGAACTCGATCCTCGCCAACCTAGTTTAATTCAAACCATCCGCAATGTTGGATACCGATTTAACATGGAAATTTTGAATTCCAATCTTCCCAACTCACCAGCAAAGTTGGCTAAAGAGAGATTTAGCAATCAGCGTTCAACCCTTAGTACTCAACGTGTATAG